The window GTGACCCTCTTGAACCCGACTCGCTTTCGCATCTGCACCCCAGTGGTTTTCCTGCTGGCACTGACTCTTTTGGCCGGATGCAAGAAGACGGAAAGCTCCGCCGATACTGCCGCTACCGTCAACGGCCGCAAGATCCTGCGCAGCGAAGTGGACAAGTACTTCGCCAACCAGACTTCGGGCGCGCCGCAGCCGCCCAAGGGCGAGCAGGCCACCAGCCTGCGCCTGAGCATCCTGCGCGACCTCATCGATCAGGAGATCATGATGCAGCGCGCCGAGAAGCTCGGCCTGCTGGCGACCGATGCCGAAGTGGACAGCAAGCTCACCGAGTTCAAGGCCCCCTACACCCAGGAGGAGTTTGACAAGCGCCTGAAGGAGCGCAACCTCACCCTCGACGATCTGAAGCGCGACCTCCGCCGCAACCTGACCATCCAGAAGGTCCTCAACAAGGACATTTCCTCCAAGATCACCATCTCCGACGCCGACGTCTCCGGTTACTACGAGGAGCACAAGGCTGAGTTCAACCTCATCGAGCCGCGCGTGCACCTGGCCCAGATCGTGGTCACCACCGCGCCCAACCCGCAGGTCCGCAATCAGAAGAACTCCAAGGCGCAGAACGAAGCCGAGGCCCGCAAGAAGATTCAGGAGATCATGAACCGCCTGGAAAGCGGCGAGGACTTCGCCACCCTGGCCATGAACTGGTCCGAGGACCCGCAGACCGCCTCCAACGGCGGCGACCTGGGTTTTGTGCCGGAGTCGGCGCTGAAGCAGGGCGAGGAGCCCGCCACCCGCGACG of the Terriglobales bacterium genome contains:
- a CDS encoding SurA N-terminal domain-containing protein; protein product: MFRTTETGSLPAGVQRAQRPGEASLVEEVTLLNPTRFRICTPVVFLLALTLLAGCKKTESSADTAATVNGRKILRSEVDKYFANQTSGAPQPPKGEQATSLRLSILRDLIDQEIMMQRAEKLGLLATDAEVDSKLTEFKAPYTQEEFDKRLKERNLTLDDLKRDLRRNLTIQKVLNKDISSKITISDADVSGYYEEHKAEFNLIEPRVHLAQIVVTTAPNPQVRNQKNSKAQNEAEARKKIQEIMNRLESGEDFATLAMNWSEDPQTASNGGDLGFVPESALKQGEEPATRDAVMRLKPGETSGIIPVVNPRTRELWGFRIIRVLAKEPAGQRDLNDPRVQEIIRGQLRERREQLLKAAYYEVVRNEARIENLLAKEVLGSAENK